TTATTCCTCGGGTCATCAGCAGGAGCAATCCCCTTGACCTGATTAGAGTACGTCACGTCAAAGTCGTCGGTGTTCTACAGGTCAACATTAAATCAACAACTGATCGCTCAACATTATCTGTATCTTTATTTGTGAGGTGAGGAGAAAGGCATGATGCGTAGACCTACCTGTACACCCACGCCCAACTTATCCTTAAACCTATCTTCCTCCCTCGTTCCTACCATGACGAACTTCTGACCCTTCTTCACGCCCAATGTCCCGAATCTCTTCGCATCGTGTTCGGTAGATAATTTACCTTTTGATCCaggaaggaggttgatcaatTTCTGTCCATCTGGTGGGACACCTGTAAGAGTCGAAATGAGATGTCTGAAGTCGTATACCCTAAGAGCATCAGAGCAGCAAGAGATCAGCATGTAATCGCAGTCAAGGCGCTACCGCCCACAAGTTGTGAGAGTGGTTGTAtattgagaaagagatggagCATCGAGTCAAGGGGATTGTCATCTTCGGATGAATAGATGAACTATAGATCATGTACCATATGACAGTTGATGGCaccaattcactcacatatcgTTCCCTCCCACTCTCAAATCAAATACCTTGCCTGACCAGGTCATCTTCAACTCCCACCATTCTTCGAATTTCTCCAGTTCCTCTACTAACGGTACAGCCTGTACCGTATTGTTATCCGAaggatcttcctcctctggctcttcagcttcatccgaagaagcagaagcggTATTTCGACTGTCATCAACAATGGATGTGGAAGGAGCACTCTCATCTGAGGTTGATGTAGACACCAGACCCTGCTGATCTttatccatctcttcgtcccCAGCCACCTCAGCCCCCTCTCCCGCTCCAGCTGGTCCTGGGACTTCAACATGATACAATTTCGCTTTCTTGTTCTCCGAAGGGGTCGATTCGATATCCGGCTTGGCAACTATGACTGAACCTTGATCAGGTGTatgaccatcttccatcacgTTCTCTTCATTGGTATTATTGGCGTCACCATCACTTCCGCTTGGAGGAAGGTCTGAGGAAGTCATGATGTATGTTTGTATTGGTATTTGTAGTAGTATTAGTATGGACGATAAGAGTTGATGAACTCGTAAGTGAACTATTCAAGTGGATAACCCAAGTGGAGGTTGCCAGATTCGATATCTGAATTGTGTTTATATGATCGAATCGTTCTTTACGACTGGGTGACCAAAAGAAGTTCAATCCTCCAATATGAATGaaccatcatatcatcatactccTATCCACTCAAGTTGacatcatctcatcatccttaAACCCTTGTCATATACCTTCCTTTGATCACTGACTCACATATACACAGCGACAGACacaaaaacaaaacaaaacaaaacacGTCAAAGCGGGTCAGTTTCTCGGACTTGCTTTCAATCTCCGCTCATGATACCAATATGCTCATCGAAAAGCTCATTATATACatgacaagaagaaagacaagttGACTGACAAAGGACAGAGAGGGGTAGAATAGAAATGAATGCTAGGGAATCAAGAGAACCATGTTTTTTTTTCAGCGAAGTAAAAGTCTGAAAGAGACCAAAGTCCGTGTTCGTCTGAAGTTTGGAGTTGTAAACATCGCATAATACTTTGATTGGTAGTGATAAGAAACAGGTATATatgaacaagaacaagaacgagagaaaaagaaagaagataaatTTGTTGcgtatatgtatatgtatatgattgGTTATGCACAGGACAAAAAAGAAAATATCATTGTTGATTCAGATTACTCGGTGGTTACTGATTTAGCCAAGTTTCTAGGGAAATCAACGTCGACACCGTTCATTACGGCCAAGTCTGTAAATCCCAATATAAATCAGTCCAATAGTTCCGTCCCGACACGATGGACGAACTGATTCAACTCACGGTAAGATAATAGTTGAAGTGGTATGACGTTGATTAGACCTTGTAAGCAATCAACGGTTTGAGGTACTCTGATACATTTAGCTGCATCGGAGACTgtctcgtcatcttcgttaCAGATGATGACTAATTACAGTGTTTGAATCAGTGACATACGTTCTAGTTTAAAATGGATTCAATAAGAAGTACTCACTGGGTCGGCCCTTTCTGGCAGTCACTTGAGCTAAAGCAGATTGGACTTTAGGGTAGAGAGAGTCTCGAGTCATGATGAAAATTACACTACAAACCttttgatcagctgactatACCTCTGCAACGAATAACTGACAGACCACTCACGGAAGATGTTCATCGACCAAAGCAAGAGGACCATGTTTCAATTCTCCCGCCAAGATCTACATAACAACACCGAATCAACTTCATATCTCGGTAGCAGCAAAAGATATCACTTACACCTTCAGAGTGCATATACGAGACCTCCTTGATCTTCAAAGCACCTTCCAAACAAGTCGCGTCTGTTCAAGCAAAGAAGTCAGTTGTATAGCTTACGAGCATTGTTGTGTATCCGACTCACATTGATATCCTCTACCCATGATCAACAGACTCTTCTCCTTGGCCAACATGCTCTTAGCCATCTCTTGGAGAGCCTTATCCATAGCTAGGACTTTCCTGATTTGAGCGGGGATATCATGGAGACCATCAATGATCTGTTGTCTTCTGGCGGTCTTGAGGATCGAATCGTCAGATAGTTGGACCGCCATCATGACCAAAGCAACATATTGAGAGGTATAAGCTTTGGTTGAAGC
The nucleotide sequence above comes from Kwoniella europaea PYCC6329 chromosome 1, complete sequence. Encoded proteins:
- a CDS encoding HAD hydrolase, family IIID, yielding MTSSDLPPSGSDGDANNTNEENVMEDGHTPDQGSVIVAKPDIESTPSENKKAKLYHVEVPGPAGAGEGAEVAGDEEMDKDQQGLVSTSTSDESAPSTSIVDDSRNTASASSDEAEEPEEEDPSDNNTVQAVPLVEELEKFEEWWELKMTWSGKVFDLRVGGNDMVYDFRHLISTLTGVPPDGQKLINLLPGSKGKLSTEHDAKRFGTLGVKKGQKFVMVGTREEDRFKDKLGVGVQNTDDFDVTYSNQVKGIAPADDPRNKRMIQNIVDKVPITVMNEPREGKKLLVLDLDYTIVDTKPLISGALPSAECARPGLHEFLELVYPHYDIVIWSQTHWRWLESKLVELDMIGGERGYKIAFVSDRTTMFPVFTQRNGKPFEHEVKPLAYFWAHFPHWSAKNTIHIDDLSRNFALNPGEGLKIRAFNKAGQPEGMADRELTKLGKYLVKIATTSEDFTTLDHSKWKKKSPRT